In one Rhea pennata isolate bPtePen1 chromosome 15, bPtePen1.pri, whole genome shotgun sequence genomic region, the following are encoded:
- the LOC134147547 gene encoding uncharacterized protein LOC134147547, which translates to MDFVPALGDPASRPHRRLLQRFNETISPLFVALPGFLRLEVTSIRAPAGPLRRALRLPPRLRLRGRGGRQRPLHLRVPPRLLQEPGHLHAPPGRRARLPVSRRQRLLVRGAALRLPGDAAGPAGHGRRGAARRRPPGRPRRRPRRPPRPGAAAGGHGGPDREQLPAVLPPGRCGSAALVSALARFGQFSGQSCVQQLRRAAPVADPGQRLLQLQGKLGSRHQLQAALASAHRVPAQFPS; encoded by the exons ATGGACTTCGTGCCCGCGCTCGGCGACCCGGCGTCGCGCCCGCACCGCCGCCTGCTGCAGCGCTTCAACGAGACG ATCTCGCCCCTCTTCGTGGCGCTGCCCGGCTTCCTGCGCCTGGAGGTGACCAGCATCAG GGCGCCCGCTGGACCCCTGCGCCGCGCTCTTCGCCTGCCGCCCCGGCTTCGACTGCGTGGCCGGGGCGGACGGCAGCGCCCGCTGCACCTCCGTGTGCCACCGCGGCTACTGCAAGAACCAGGGCATCTGCACGCACCGCCGGGACGGCGAGCCCGCCTGCCG GTGTCCCGTCGGCAGCGACTTCTGGTTCGTGGGGCTGCGCTGCGACTACCGGGTGACGCGGCAGGGCCTGCTGGGCATGGCCGGCGGGGCGCTGCTCGGCGTCGCCCTCCTGGGCGCCCTCGTCGCCGGCCTCGTCGTCCGCCGCGTCCGGGCGCTGCTGCTGGAGGCCACGGTGGACCGGACCGAGAGCAG CTACCGGCGGTTCTGCCGCCCGGACGATGTGGCAGTGCAGCACTGGTCTCAGCCCTGGCTCGCTTCGGCCAATTCTCTGGACAATCCTGCGTTCAGCAACTCCGAAGAGCTGCTCCAGTTGCAGATCCTGGACAACggttgctgcagctgcagggaaaaCTTGGCAGTCGCCACCAGCTACAAGCAGCACTGGCCAGTGCGCACCGTGTGCCAGCCCAG tttccaTCATGA
- the NDUFAB1 gene encoding acyl carrier protein, mitochondrial, which produces MAARVLSACARRLLPRRPPAAAPRPAALGSLHPGPGRAPAAPLLAPLPQVAVTAGPLCRRFSDLPPLTLEGIRDRVLYVLKLYDKIDPAKLTVESHFMKDLGLDSLDQVEIIMAMEDEFGFEIPDADAEKLMCPQEIVDYIADKKDVYE; this is translated from the exons ATGGCGGCCCGTGTCCTCTCGGcctgcgcccgccgcctcctgccgcggcggcccccggcggcggcgccgcgccccgccgcgctcggctccctccaccccggccccggccgcgccccggccgcgccgctcctGGCCCCGCTGCCGCAG GTGGCCGTGACGGCGGGGCCGCTGTGTCGCCGCTTCTCCGACCTGCCGCCCCTGACCTTGGAGGGCATCAGGGACCGCGTCCTCTACGTCCTCAAGCTCTACGACAAGATCGACCCGGCCAAG CTCACAGTTGAATCCCATTTCATGAAAGATCTGGGTTTGGACAGTTTGGACCAAGTGGAGATCATCATGGCTATGGAAGATGAGTTTG GATTTGAAATTCCTGATGCAGATGCAGAAAAACTAATGTGTCCACAGGAGATTGTAGATTACATTGCAGATAAGAAGGATGTTTATGAATAA